Proteins encoded in a region of the Zunongwangia endophytica genome:
- a CDS encoding multidrug effflux MFS transporter → MNYTPGERNKKKEYIILVVLGTLIALGPFSIDSYLPGFENIAKDFNITVSRVGLTLTSYFIGISLGQMAYGPIMDKFGRKRPLQIGLLLYILAAVACYFSGNLTSLIIARFFLALGASAGMVASKAIVRDIFPVEEVAGAISILMLIMGGAPIIAPTIGGLIIQSYGWPIVFIFMGGFAVLMLISVSSFLPESITPDSNVQLTPKSVLKNYYSILTHSKFLNFAFAGSFAIGAMFAYISSAPKLFMNIFDLSQSEFGILFGVNAGGLILGSQINRIALKKFKTLDITLFNSVALVILSVLFLLDGFFGPDYYTTLVLIFLILFLLGFQNPNTTALSLEPFTKRAGRASALIGSLKMVLGACASFAVSLFHSNSIVPLGIILTGALAISSILLFQFSFKEKKLSKSVKLNN, encoded by the coding sequence ATGAATTATACCCCAGGAGAACGGAATAAAAAGAAAGAATATATTATTTTAGTCGTTCTAGGAACACTTATCGCCCTAGGACCCTTTTCTATAGACTCTTATTTACCGGGATTCGAGAATATCGCTAAAGATTTTAATATCACAGTTTCTCGAGTTGGATTAACGCTTACCAGTTATTTTATTGGAATTTCTTTAGGGCAAATGGCTTACGGACCAATTATGGATAAATTCGGAAGAAAGCGCCCACTACAAATTGGCTTACTTCTATATATCCTAGCAGCTGTAGCATGTTATTTTTCCGGCAACTTAACTTCGCTTATTATTGCCAGATTTTTTCTTGCATTAGGAGCATCTGCAGGAATGGTAGCTTCCAAAGCTATCGTTAGAGATATTTTTCCTGTTGAAGAAGTAGCGGGAGCGATCTCGATTTTAATGCTAATTATGGGAGGTGCACCTATAATCGCCCCCACTATCGGCGGATTAATTATACAATCCTATGGATGGCCGATTGTTTTTATATTCATGGGAGGTTTTGCTGTACTTATGCTAATTAGTGTTTCAAGTTTTCTACCAGAAAGTATTACTCCCGATAGCAATGTACAATTGACACCAAAAAGTGTTTTAAAAAACTATTATAGCATTCTTACCCATTCAAAATTTCTGAATTTTGCCTTTGCTGGTAGTTTTGCGATAGGCGCTATGTTTGCTTATATTTCATCAGCACCAAAATTATTTATGAATATCTTTGATCTAAGTCAAAGTGAGTTTGGAATTTTATTTGGTGTCAATGCTGGCGGACTTATTCTAGGTAGCCAGATTAATCGCATAGCACTTAAAAAATTTAAAACACTAGACATTACACTTTTTAATAGTGTTGCATTAGTGATACTTTCTGTATTATTTCTATTAGACGGATTTTTTGGACCAGATTATTATACTACGCTTGTATTAATCTTTCTCATATTATTTCTATTAGGATTTCAAAATCCTAATACAACGGCTCTATCCTTAGAGCCATTCACGAAAAGAGCTGGAAGGGCTTCAGCATTAATTGGTAGCCTTAAAATGGTCCTAGGAGCTTGCGCATCCTTTGCGGTTAGCTTATTCCATAGCAACAGCATTGTACCACTAGGAATTAT